The Cardiocondyla obscurior isolate alpha-2009 linkage group LG16, Cobs3.1, whole genome shotgun sequence genome segment GTGTtggatataaatatttttttgaagaTAAGattagcatttttatttacgattttatttacgattattGTTATTGTATTTGaaatcattattatataatttaagaatTGAACTGGAGGACttatgattttaaatatacatggTGTACAATTAACATTGCATATTTTTAGATACATCTGACAAACAGTATAGCAGAAGTAACAGAAGGTGCCCTTTCACTTACAAGTAAAAACATTGATGAAACATTAGGTAAAACATGGTCATATGTATAAACAGCAAATGCTAGTAAACTTATGTATGCACACTAGTGTGTCCAATTAAATTTGCTAATAATCAAGACTGTATAGttacttttcttaattacaatttattttgcagcTGAGAATGAACTTGtgtttatcaatttttatgcACAATGGTGCCGCTTTAGCAATCTATTAGCCCCAATATTTGATGAAGCTGCAGAAAAGATTAGGGAAGAATTTCCACAGTCTGGAAAAGTAGTAATGGCCAAAGTAGATTGTGATCGCGAGAGTAAGTAtgttttaaacataaaatttccttaaagtatataaagtatatataatttgtattaatttgaatattaaatgcatCAGATTTACATTATTTCAAGAGCTGTTTTTGTTTCTTAGCATCTGTGGCATCTAGATTTCATATAACTAAATATCCaacattgaaaataataagaaatggACAACCAACTAAAAGAGAATATAGAGGGCAACGATCGGTAGAAGCATTCCAAGAATTTGTCAGAAAGCAATTGGAAGATCCTATTAAAGAGTTTTTCGATTTGAGGGAAATTAGCCAACTCGACGATAAAAAACGTATGATTATAGGATACTTTGAAAGGAAAGATGTACCggaatatgaattatttaggAAAGTCGCCACCAATTTGAAAGAAGATTGCCAGTTTTACGTTGGTTTTGGgtaagacattttttatttttagtctacataaatttctttataatacaCACTTCTTAAAAAAGcttatataaatgcaaaaactCCTATTAACACGAGAATACCACGTGTGGTctagattttataataattactacaatattttatttaacaagcACTTGCTCCAATCAAAACTGTGAAATTGGACAGCATTTACATTTATTGTAAGTAAAGTGGTATACATAATTTCACAGGCACTTTTgtgatagaaaattttatttttcgtaatcattaattattaaaaaaaatttttctttgtataatataatcttattggaatattacgttaattttattaattatttcatataatgACATACAACTCaggtatttctttttatatatatgtatataattaagcATTACAGAACACGCATGTCACTTTctcctgctttttttttaaagaaaatttatatttaataattcttggACAACAAATTATTCATGTATATATCTAACATTGTACTTAAAACATCTCTTCTTTTAAATGTAAACCgagttttcttaaaattaaaaaaaaaattaattaaactttagtTCAgacgaattttaaaaaaattagatatctGATTTCGCGTCAATTGACTGCAATCATTATCTCAATTTTGGTCGGTGATAGTAGCGGCACATAGCATTTTTTCTCGGAATTTTTTAGACTCGAATTTAATGGTAAtaaacgagtttttttttagtttcaaGGAAATCGGCAGCAAGCCACAATCGGCAATTGAAGTATTGATGGAAATCAACTGATCTAAAGTTCCACTCACATTTAcacatttctaaattttgttctagttatatatattttttaattgtattaattatattatttgaataacgaagtaatacatatttactattaaataaagatgtatgacttaaatatatttttaaataatatgtgtAGCAATGCAAGCAAAACGATGCATCCTCCAGGAGAGCCTATTATTGTCTTCCGATCGGATAAAGCTCTTTCTGTTGAAGACGATGAAACTTATAAGGGAAGTTTGTCAGTTTATGATGAATTAAATGTGTGGGCGCAAGAGAAATGCGTGCCATTCGTGAGAGAAATAACATTTGAAAATGCTGAAGAACTAACGGAGGAAGGCTTACCTTTCCTTATATTGTTTCATGCTCCTGATGACTTGCAAAGCGTTAAGCAGTACAAATATATCGTAACTAAGTCATTAATGAGTGAAAAACGTAtgttaatctatttttattcatgttaactattaattatttataatactttagcgtaatattaattcggctgatctttctctttcagaAAATGTCAATTTTTTAACCGCCGACGGCCTGAAATTTGCGCATCCACTACATCATTTAGGGAAAACAGCAACAGATTTACCATTAATTGCGATAGACAGTTTTAGACACATGTATTTGTTTAAAGACTTTAACGATATTTTTGTGGAAGGAAAACTCAAAGATTTTCTGCAGGATTTGTATTCCGGAAAGCTTCATCGTGAGTTTCATTATGGTCCTGATATCAGTAACAATGAAATACCAGTTACGGGAGGACAAGTAAAAACGCCCACAACTCCGCCGGAGTCTGCATTTAAAAAACTGGCACCAAGCAAAAATAGATATACCATAGTTAAGGATGAACTATAATGAAATCGAACGTGGTACAATGCAGGGtgattttcgtaattaatttatatccagtatattagaaaaaaaaaaaaaatgaattacatTCGGGGATTTTCCAACATTtgacataaaaacatattattttcatagtGCGTTTGTAACGCAAGTCTTCTTAAACCTCGACGAATCCGTTTTTCCTTCTCTACaattcgttctctctctctctctctctccgtagGATGAGATTGAATTACTCACCAAtcattgttatttaatttaaaaaaaaaaaaaaacgttaacagagattatttgttaattatacataattttcaCATCTATAGATACAAAATACGATatagcaatttattttttataaaaataaaagtaagttTGCACGATCTATTGTCGGCAAACGAACGGCTAAGAACAGAAAACTCTTTTCCTTTTGATAAGACACGTCTGTTCTTAAAGTGAGCTATTTGAGagcattttttatattgactGTGAAACTGCATCTACCAGTGTCAATAATTGGGTATCAGatctttttacatatatgaAACGATCGTGCAAGTTGACGTCGTTATTGTTCTCTCCAATTCCGATGTGAACCTCAGTCTTTATATGTAAAAGAATTTGATTTACGTAACCTCTGCTTTCTCATATTCTACCCCATCAAAAATCTTTGCACAATATTTAGCAACATTTATGAACGATCACATTCGTCGAGAACATGAAGCGTAAATGTGTTCGAAAATATACAATAGTATCGTAATGCGTGTATGCGTTGATCATATTGCATATGGGGCAATTGTTTCTGAATGAGATGTataaaaggaagagagagaaagtaaaaatactttatctATTGCATGATCGTAACTCGAGTAAGTGAAATCTCAGCGTGCCCTCGTAAGATAGTCATAGGATGCATTATTTGTATGATTGATGATATTGTTTTGtctgttaataaataaatttctaagtcacattattatattaatataagatcCCTATAAGcgataatgttttttaatattttagggAGTGTTcaccaaatattaaataatattatacgtttaTAGGGATAATCCTTTCAATTCTATTCGTCAGTAAATGATTCGGTCATTATCGTTACATTGCTTTCTTTAAACTCGATTATGTAAGTAGATTAATTAAGGCACGTTTAATCAATCATTTATTAAGAtctttaatcaattattaaaatatcgattaaATCATTACAATGATGAGCATTTTGaggtcaaaattaaattaattgaaaataatcaaccttatgtcattataattatgttactttctctctaatttttattttaacacttAGTTTTTAATATGCTATTTTTCTTACAGCGGTACTGCACGAAGAAAAATGTACTTTATACGATTAGATTTGTATGTTACGTGATATCACGCAACTCGTAAATTATGTTCTGTAAAAATACTACAGAGCTCTTTCTTCTGCGCTTACTTTGCAAAGCTACGTAATTCGTGCAGCTTGAAGAAAATATAGTTTAATAAAGcatttatattgaataaacCCATAAGTTACGAGACATTGTGTAACTTACAAATGCTCGTTTACACTTTCGCGTTCTATCAGGCAGCGAAGGTCATATCTTATCTTGCGCAATACGATCAATGACGCCGGTTATATAAAGAAGGAACCGTTGGTAACAGAATAGTCATCGGTATATTCGTGACTTAAGCGATATTAAGTCAGAACGATCAGCGTAGTTCGCTGGAATAACTTGCCATCATGATAGATACGTGGATAGTGTTGTCTCTTGTAGTAGGCGTTATCACCATTTATTACTACTACTTTGAaaagttgaaatttttcaagaaatatGGAATCGCACATTTACCACCAGTGCCTGTTATGGGTAATATGGCACCAGCTTTTCTCCGTAAGATATCACTGGCCGAACTTGTACAAAAGACTTACTATTTAAATCAAAACGCTAAATATGTTGGATTTTTCGACGGCATGAATCCGGTCGTGATGATCCGCGACCCGGAACTTATTAAAGCCATCGGTGTTAAAAACTTCGAAATGTTTCCCGACCATCGGACTTTCATCGACGAAGAGAACGATCCTTTATTCGGTAAAAATCTATTCTCGCTTCGCGGTGAAAGATGGCGAGATGTGAGGGCTTTGCTAAGCCCAGCTTTCACCTCTAGTAAAATGAaggctttatttaaattgatgtCCGAGTGTGCCGTTAGTTTCACTGATTTCCTCTCCAAGCTGCCGGAGGACGAGAATGTTATAGAAATGAAGGAGAGCTTCACCAGGTACACAAACGACGTTATTGCAACTTGCGCCTTCGGCATCAGCGTCGATTCTATGAGGGATCGTGACAACGAGTTTTACGTTTATGGAAAGGATCTTACAACTTTCGATACTTTACGCAACATCAAGTTATACTTAGCTAGAAGTATACCAGCGCTCTCCAAGATATTTGGCTTTAAATTCGTTGACGATCACGTAggtcaatttttcaaaaatcttatTAAGAGCACGATACACACCAGAGATGTGGAAAATATCGTGCGACCAGATATGCTGCAACTGATGATGGAGACCAGAGGTAAGCGAGGACCTGGAAAAGAATTGACCATCGAGGATATGACGGCACAGGCattcgtcttcttcttcggtGGCTTCGACTCGGTCTCCAGCTTGATGTGCTTTGCCGCTCACGAAATCACCGTGAATCCGCATGTTCAAGAAAAGCTTCGCGACGAGGTGGACGAAGTTCTGAAGGCAACCAACGGAGAAGTAACTTACGACGTACTGAATGGAATGCAGTATTTAGACGCCGTGCTCAACGAAACTCTTAGATTGTGGCCTATAGCTTCTGTTCTGGACAGATTGTGCGTAAAAGATTTTGAATTGCCTCCGGCAGAGCCTGGACAAAAGCCCTTCCTCGTGAAAAAAGGGATGAGCGTTTGGTTCCCTGTTTACGCTCTGCAACGGGATCCAAAATATTTCGAGAAGCCGGATGAGTTTCATCCTGAACGTTTCTTGGACGAGAACAAGAAAGATGTAAATTCATCTGTATATATACCATTCGGAATTGGTCCTAGGATGTGTATAGGCAACAGATTTGCGTTATTGGAAACCAAGGCCGTATTATTCAATTTGTTAGCTCGctgcgaattaaaaatgtgcGCAAAAACTATGCGCCCGTTGCGGCTGAGCAAGGCGACTTTTAGCATGCTGGCGGAAGAAGGATTCTGGTTAAAGATTCAGGCGAGAAATAATACTGTGCTTCCTAACATTGCTAGTGAATAATAGTACAGTTAATGACCGTGTTAAAATTTCCGAAACTACAATAAAATTCgctaaaaagtattaaataaaattttttaaaaaagtttaatatatatttttcgtcattactataataatgattttaataacattataacttaataacaataaatataatataattttcttcaaaataattttaatatttaaaaatctaaattattacattgtaCATGTTTATtgttttagattaattttattacttttttaaacttaataaaaaataaccaagttatttacaataaaaatagcgTTAATACCTctaatagttaataattacgCTAACATTTCTAACCCGAGATAATCTAATTCGATCACATTAAAACTTTCGCGAAATGTTCTTCTTCCACTTGATTATTTTTCCCTTCGTTCCTCAACTCTCACTATTTCACTATTGTGTCTTTTTCATTCgctactatttttattatttcagctTTCCTGCCCAAATCAATGTGCTCTTCATTCGAGCCACCCAAATCATACTCACACATATTCGAAAAATCTCGCTGGATCCTATTGATGGTCGAATACGGCCAAATTTCGTTATGTTCGTCATCACACTCTTCTaggtttataatttatcagtCAGGTATCAGAATTTTCATTTACTCCGTCCTTTTTCTCATTCTCTGACAATGCAAATGTACTTTGCAGACTTGTCAAAAATAGGTGATAAATTTCTGTaacaaagtattttaatattattatacagggCTCTGATTACTTCGaagtataattaatgattTGCTTTCTCACATTTGCTGCTAAAGTTATATTATCGTTACAGCAACGAGAAATTAATCTTTCGCTTAAAAGTTGCTCTATTGTTATTGACGTACTAGATATAGTTAGATCATGCTCGGTGGACTACGAGTAGAACGTTAATACAGATGTATGATTTCCGCGAACTAGAATCGTGGGCGGCATATCTCTCGTAAGTGTTTCCAGCCAAGCCATGTACAAGGGCGCGGAGACTGCACCCTTTCTTGGC includes the following:
- the LOC139108807 gene encoding cytochrome P450 9e2-like — its product is MIDTWIVLSLVVGVITIYYYYFEKLKFFKKYGIAHLPPVPVMGNMAPAFLRKISLAELVQKTYYLNQNAKYVGFFDGMNPVVMIRDPELIKAIGVKNFEMFPDHRTFIDEENDPLFGKNLFSLRGERWRDVRALLSPAFTSSKMKALFKLMSECAVSFTDFLSKLPEDENVIEMKESFTRYTNDVIATCAFGISVDSMRDRDNEFYVYGKDLTTFDTLRNIKLYLARSIPALSKIFGFKFVDDHVGQFFKNLIKSTIHTRDVENIVRPDMLQLMMETRGKRGPGKELTIEDMTAQAFVFFFGGFDSVSSLMCFAAHEITVNPHVQEKLRDEVDEVLKATNGEVTYDVLNGMQYLDAVLNETLRLWPIASVLDRLCVKDFELPPAEPGQKPFLVKKGMSVWFPVYALQRDPKYFEKPDEFHPERFLDENKKDVNSSVYIPFGIGPRMCIGNRFALLETKAVLFNLLARCELKMCAKTMRPLRLSKATFSMLAEEGFWLKIQARNNTVLPNIASE
- the Erp44 gene encoding endoplasmic reticulum resident protein 44 isoform X2 produces the protein MPARCDIFRVKVLTIACLLIHLTNSIAEVTEGALSLTSKNIDETLAENELVFINFYAQWCRFSNLLAPIFDEAAEKIREEFPQSGKVVMAKVDCDRETSVASRFHITKYPTLKIIRNGQPTKREYRGQRSVEAFQEFVRKQLEDPIKEFFDLREISQLDDKKRMIIGYFERKDVPEYELFRKVATNLKEDCQFYVGFGNASKTMHPPGEPIIVFRSDKALSVEDDETYKGSLSVYDELNVWAQEKCVPFVREITFENAEELTEEGLPFLILFHAPDDLQSVKQYKYIVTKSLMSEKQNVNFLTADGLKFAHPLHHLGKTATDLPLIAIDSFRHMYLFKDFNDIFVEGKLKDFLQDLYSGKLHREFHYGPDISNNEIPVTGGQVKTPTTPPESAFKKLAPSKNRYTIVKDEL
- the Erp44 gene encoding endoplasmic reticulum resident protein 44 isoform X1 translates to MPARCDIFRVKVLTIACLLIHLTNSIAEVTEGALSLTSKNIDETLAENELVFINFYAQWCRFSNLLAPIFDEAAEKIREEFPQSGKVVMAKVDCDRETSVASRFHITKYPTLKIIRNGQPTKREYRGQRSVEAFQEFVRKQLEDPIKEFFDLREISQLDDKKRMIIGYFERKDVPEYELFRKVATNLKEDCQFYVGFGTCSNQNCEIGQHLHLFNASKTMHPPGEPIIVFRSDKALSVEDDETYKGSLSVYDELNVWAQEKCVPFVREITFENAEELTEEGLPFLILFHAPDDLQSVKQYKYIVTKSLMSEKQNVNFLTADGLKFAHPLHHLGKTATDLPLIAIDSFRHMYLFKDFNDIFVEGKLKDFLQDLYSGKLHREFHYGPDISNNEIPVTGGQVKTPTTPPESAFKKLAPSKNRYTIVKDEL